Within the Mustela lutreola isolate mMusLut2 chromosome 2, mMusLut2.pri, whole genome shotgun sequence genome, the region TACACACGCGAGTGTCAGGCCCACCCCAGCTCACCGGGCCCCATGGGTGCCCTGCCCCAGGTCACTGCCCATTGCTGAGGCGAACAGAGCTCTCCCACCTCCGTGCTCGCCATCACGGCAACAGGTGGGGAAGGGAGCCCCCAACCCTCAGCCAGGGACCCCCTCCTGTGGTTTTAGAGGAAGCTTAAACAACCCTTATTACCCAGAAAGAAAGTGGGGCCCAGGATGCCCCTAGCCAGGGCAGAGCCTGGACAAGATACCCACCTCCCGACTCGGTTGCCCCCAGCTGGGACAGCCGAGGGCCCCGGCCCTGAAACTCACAGAGACAGAGTAGGAAGGGCCCCCAGGGCCCCCAGAACCTCTTCCCTGAGTCTAGGGATGAGCACTCAGCGGGCGAAAGCCTCCCGAGGGAACCCGGGTGGGGTCCAAACGACCTGACCCCTCCCTGAGGGCTAGGCTGGGCTGTGTCACACCTCAGCCCCTGACCAAGGGATGGAGCCCTTATCTGCCTGCCCCTGGACACCCATGTTTCCCTGTGCTCCCTCCATCATACTGGCCTTTCTAGGGGGCCTTAGTGTCCTATGCAGGTTGAACAACTTGGCCACAGCAGCACAAACCCAGACAGGACCCAATCTGGGGTCAGAGAAAGCCAGCGGCAGCGCTCCAGGCTGGCAGGCTGCGCTGTGCGGGCCCTGGGCACAGGCCGTGAGCTCCTGGCCACACAGAAGCCCTGAGCCCCACCCGCCTCCCCGGGGTTCCCTCCGTGGGAAGGGGAGCTGGGAGCAGGTTTCCGTCCTGCAAGGGCCTCGGGGGACGGCTTGCCCAGGCCTGCGGCATccaccctggcccctggccccaagctcccctgccctcagcctctctgagcaggaagcagggGGAGCTGAACATCTGGGTGCCCCGCACACCCCTGGAGGCTGCTTGTCCAGAGTCCTGGGGCCCATCCCAATGTGTGTCTGTGCTCCTGACGTCTCGGCACCCACACGTGTCCGTCACTATCACCCACCCAGTGTTCCTCCTAAAAAGTAGCCTGACCCCCACACCACCTGTTGGGGCCTATGGGTCTGCCTCTTGCTCCCCCTGGTCCCATGCCTGTGTTCCATCCAAGGGCAGGCTCTGTCCACGCTGCCCcatgcccccaccacccccacacaTGTCCCTCTGCACGCCACTGTGCCCGTGTCCGGCAGGGGCCCCTCGTGGGTCCGTATTCGGCTTCCGAACACACGACTCCAATGTGTCCCTCGCACTTCCCCAAACTGCTCATGGCTTTTTGGTACGTTTGGAGGGAGACCCAAATCATCGCAGGCCTCACAGGGGCTCCATCGAAACCCAGAGCCAAGGGCCCCTGACCCCATGCCCTCCAGTTCCCCTGCGCGGTCTCGGCAGCAGTGGTCCCCCTCCGAGTGACTGTCTGACCTTGACGTCAGGGGCCCACACAGCACCCCCATCATCTTTGCACCTCATGACCCTGGCCACAGTCCCACGCTGTCTCTGGTACGGGCCAAGTGTGCCCCACCCCTTTGGAATGTGAGCCCCACGAGGACAGGCTTGGTGTCCTCATGTCTTCAACCATTACCAGGCCAGGCATGGCCCCGGAGCCCAGTGACGGATAGGCAAGCAGCATTTTAGAAGGCGTGCCGCCTGGGCTCCTGGCCCCAGGCCCCCTTCCAGGGCTGAGATCGGAGCCCACGGTGGCCTTCACACAGCTCTCTGTGGACCCACTCTTGGGAGCCCCAGGCAGCGGTCCGGGGGTGGGGACCCAGCCCCCACGTGTCCCCTTGGCCGGAACAGCGCTGTCGTGCAGGGACAAGCCATGCACCGCCTCTCACAGGTCGCGacgtggggaaggcagagggggcAGGCCAGGACCGTGGCTGTGGATGCTTGCCTAACCCCCAGGCCAGCCATCTGAGTGGGGAGAGACACCCTCGCCGGCCTCACCTCGGCTGTCGTCCACATGGATGTCGTAGCTGTCCCGGCCCGCCCGCTGCCGCAGGGTGAAGGTGACCCAGCAGCCGTCCAGGTCCCGCTCCTTGCACCGGCGGCCCTTCTCCGGGGGCGCGCTCAGCAGACCCACGTTCCCGCACTCCGCGCTGCAGTTCTTCCCCGACGGGCCCTGCTCGAACTTCAGGCACTGGGCGCAGGTGCTGCAGAGGGGCGTGAGCGCCGAGCACGAGCGTGAGTGTGAGCACAGGTGTGAGCACGATCGTGAATGTGAGCATGAGCACAGGCATGAGCGCGGGTGTGAGTGTGAGCGCCAGTGTGGTGTGAGCGCGAGCACAAATGTGAGCATGAGTGTGAGCACAGGTGTGAGCATGACCGTGAATGTGAGCGTGAGCACGAGTGTGAGTGTGAGCGCCAGTGTGGTGTGAGCGCGAGCACAAATGCAAGCGTGAGCGTGAGTGTGAGAGCACACGCCCCAGAGCTCGGTGCCCAGTGGCGGGAGGGGtctgctggggggtgggtgtgAGGGGCCCCCTGCGGTGACGTGGGCTGCGAGGCCGAGGCCGGGGTGGGGGAAGCGGTGTTTGCTGGTGGAGGAGCCGCAGGGGCTGGCGAgcggcgcggggggcgggggcactCACATGTACCGGCCGCAGGGCGATGGGCAGCccaggcattccaggcagagtggCGGCTGGTAGCCCGCGTCGCACTCGCACACGTTACAGCGACACCGGCCGCGCCCGTTGCACTCGTAGCCCTCGGCGCTCAGGCAGCCCCGGGTGGACCTCTCGCACTGGCACGCGGAGCCCTCGAAGCCCTCCCGGCAGTGGCATTTGCCGCAGTCGCACGTGCCCCGCTCTGCAGGAGGTGGAGGgactcagcccctccctcccgtCCCTCTGCCCACGGGCCCCGCTAGGCCCATCCGCCTGTCTGTCCGCtgcagccccccctcccccgtccctCCGCCCACGCCGCACTCACCCTCGCCCCCGCAGACCCGCCCGTCGTAGCGCTCGCAGTTGACGTTGTCACACTCGCAGTAGCGCCCgaagatcttcttgttgggcacgTCGCTCTGGTGGCACACGCACTGTCCGCACAGGCAGTCCCCCAGCCCCGAGCAGATGATGGAGTTGTTGTCCCGCCGGCAGCTGCCCTCCAGCTCCTGGCTGCTCCGGCCGTGCGTCTGGCACTCACAGCTCTTCCCGATGTAGCCAGCGTCACACCTGCGGCAGGAGCGGCCGGGCTCAGGTCCCGAGGGGGGCGCCATGCCCCCGGCCCTCTCTCCGCCGCCGCTGGATCAGCCGAGGCAGGCCTCACCCCCTCCGCACCTGCAGACGCCACACTCCAGGAAGCCCTTGCCGCCGCAGAGCTGGCGGTCCTGGCTCATGTCCCGGCAGTGGCACTCGCACTGGGGGACGACGTGCACGGTCACCGTGTCCGTGAAGCCCAGGGCGCGGATGAGGAAGGACTGCTCCTGAACGCACTCCGAGGCGGTGACCTTCACCTGGAAGGTGATCTGTGCGGGGAAGGCAGGGCTCAGGCCAGGCTGGGGCGGCGGGACCAGACCAGCCCCGTCTGCTCGCCCTGAGGCCTGGACTCGGGGTCTGTCCAGGAGCCCggctggagcagggggaggaccCAGCCCTTCCCGGACCCCAGGAGGGGACGGAGGGAAGAACACCGAACACCCCACGCTTATCCAGGACTTGGCACCCAACACGAGGAGAGAGAGAACGGCGTCTGGTCAGCAGAGCTGGACCCGCAGGAACGTGGGGGCGGCAGCTCCTGCCCCGCCGGAGCTGCCCCCACACCCGTCATCTTCTGGGTTGGCCTTACACCAGGGCGGGGTGGGTGTTGCTGGAACGTTTTTAACATTCACGCGTTGGAAAGCAGCCTCAGTGGCTTGGGAAAGGACACAGATTTTCTCCGTGACTGGAATACTGCGACGCCAGAATCCCTCAGGAGGCTCTAAGTTCTGGATATGGAGGGGTGCTCTGACCCCAGATAAAGGGTAGGGGACCGTGCCCCGGGGGAACCAGGTGGGACAGAGCGGAGTCCCCGCCCCCCGCACCGGGAAGTCAGCAGCTCGGGCTTCAGGGAGCACCGACGTGTCAAAAGCTGCCACACCCCAGATCAGTTTCAGTGACCTGCTGTAGGGCTGTGGGGGACACTCACGCAGAGCAGAAACACAGCGAAGCGTGAAAGAAGCCATCAGCCCACCGAAGGACTGAATAAAGTCCCGAGTGGGTCGCCccatgggaggaagagagagttcTGTGAGAGTCTAGGTGCGACCCTGAGCGAGTGACATACTTGAAGGCATTCCAATGTCCTATTTAAAATCACaagaacagggacgcctgggtggctcagtgggttaagcagctgcctttggctcaggtcatgatctcagggtcctgggatcgagtcccacatcgggctccttgctccgcagggagcctgcttctccctctgcctctgcctgccattctgtctgcctgtgcttgcgctctccccctctctctctgataaataaataaaatcttaaaaaaaaaataaaatcaaataaaatcgcAAGAACAGCAAGTGTTTTTGCTGAATATTGGTTTCcagccagaaaaaggaaaaacttaatttttatgaTCATAATAATATCACAATGTTATGGAGATAACTCCTAGAAACAACGCTACTTCTAATCATCCGTGTGGCCCGTGCTGTAATATctttgtcaaagaaagaaagaggagcgCCGGCTGGTTCAGTAGAGCCCCCGAGTTTTGATCTCAcggtcacgagttcaagccccacactgggtgcggagcctacttaaaaataagtaaacaaaatagcGCCTTTGAAGAGAACCCCCCAAACCCGAAACCCTGGAATCAGGAAACCAGGCACAAAGGACCTCCTTCTTTGTCGGTATGCGCTGGCCAGCCTCCGCCCCAGGGGCTGCTGCCATGCCCCATCCTCCGTCCACACTGGGGAGCCCGCACCTGCTTCTCTTGCACAAGGAGCGACTGGGTGCCTGGGGACAGAGCTGAATTGGCCGTGACCCTGGCCCTTGTCCTTGCTTGTTCCTGTGCTAGCCGTGGGCCTGGGCGCTCCTAGCTCTCACCGGAGGGAGAACCTTCCggaagggttggggggggagtCTCACCGGAACGTTGATCTGGACGCCGTCGCAGTCCCCTCTGGGCTGGTCCACCTGTGACACCCCATTACTGCAGAAGGAGTCATAGGTGACTTTCAGGGTGCTGGGGATCATGTTGTGGTCCAGAAAGACCCTGGAGGAGAGTTTCTGGGGGGAAAGAGCAGCTGTGGGTTAGGGGGCTTCCTCCCGCTGTCCCCGGGGCTTCCCGGCCGAGGTGCTGACGCCCCTGCATTGCTCATCCTTCCCTCTGTCCACATGCCCATGGGGAGCTGGGGGGCCCCCCGGgacaggctggggaggggccgaCAGGGACAGACCAAAGCCACGAGGATGGGGCCTGGCAGTCACCCACCACCACATGCCCTGTGCCTGGCATGGGCTAGGAGATGGGGAAACTGTGTAAatgaatgagagacagagagacagagacagaggaagaagcagagagacagagggagagggagacagagacagagaaagaaggagagacggtgatagagagggagagacagggagagactgacaaagacagagatagagacagagagagacagagagctagagaCAGAGACTAGAGagacagagccagagggagagacagagagatagtcATTGGTGGGTGAGCAGGGCCAGTGTGGTGGGTGTGATGACGCAGGAGGGCCTGCCTGGGGGTTTCGGGCCCCACAAGGGCACGAGGAGCAGCCCTCAGCAGTGCCCTAGCTCAGTCCGAGGGCACTTCCCAGGAGCTCTCAGCCTGCGGAGCCAGGACGCCCACTGGACCGCAGGCGAGGAGGAGACGGGAGGCCGCGCTTCACGCGAGGGTCGGGCGGGGCGCACACAGGCCACCCCTGGGGCAGGACCTGACGGGCCGTGGGAAGAGCCAGGCTCTGCTAGTCCAGGATGCACTCGGAAAGCACCCTTCCACAGGCCTGcgccgggggcggggtggggggtggggttggccGCCCGCCCCAGGGACCCCACGGGCACCCGGACTCTCACGTTGTAGGCGTTTTTGATGAGCTGCACCACGTTGCTGGAATCGTCCGACAGCTCCCCGACCGCCGACTTGGGGATGACCTCGGTGAGTTTCTGTTGGGCCAGGAGACCAGACCCGTCTCAGCCGGGGCCCTGGGGCCACAGAAGCCACGGCGTCCCTGGAGCTCATAACACCCAGAGGGTTTATTTCTCGCTATAAAATGGCTCAGACCGTCTCCCCCAGATAGCTTATCGCTCGGCTAAGACAGCACTTGGTCAGTGGCCCGGGACAAGCCCATTTCCTTGCCGGGAGCACTCCTCCGTGGCCGATCTCCAGCTTGTGACCTGCTGGGACAAGCTGGGCCTCGCCGCCCCGACCGGGTGTCCCTGCCCAGTGGACTCGTCGGGTACAGCCAGGGCAGAAAATCACAAAATGTGCCGACACCATCAGGAAGGGGTGGGTGGTGAGCACTTCCATAGTGATGTGATGTAATCGCAGTAACGCCCGTGGGGGGCAGGCCGGGCGTCCCGCGCAGGCAGGCTGCCGCGTGTGGAGGCCAATGACTCTTTGCCCCCGTGTCCCTCGCTCTGTGGTCCATAGAAGACTGAATCCTTGCTTTATCTTACAGAACCGATGTTTGGGTCACTTCTCTGCCCCAAAGCCCCCCATGACTCCCCGGATAGAATCCAGGTACCTCCAAGGAGCCCACAAGGCCCGCCACAGCCCGGGCATCAAGCCCCTGTGGCCTCCAgcgccctctcccctccaccccgggTGCAGGATCCCCACCCTTATGGCTCTGGGAAACTGGGCTCTTCCCCCTCCTGTCCCTCCAGCCTGCTGTCCCTCAGTGTGTGGCACCAAGGACAGTCCAGCAGATGCTCTCCTGACAGGCTCTGGGTGGCCTCGATGCccctcacccaggagccccacaaatcaggaaacaggctcagaaaggCCTGGGACTCTCCAGGGCACTGTCCATGCTGGCGCTTTGTGTTCAGATCTCCTGCCTCCGCTCCCATCCCCACACTGTCCTGCCTCGACAGCAAGTTACCCGAGTGGCCCCTCGGGTGGCCTGCCAGGTCCTGCACCCGGTCACCAGCCCCGCACTTAACCCCTGTCCCTGTGGTTTGGCAAGCTTCGGGGCCCACCCCAGGGGCTCTCCTggacccctgccctccccctccgctGTGTTGCCTGCGGGGTCCTGTCTTCTTTCAGAGCCTGGAAAACCCACAGCAGGAGCTGCTGACGTCTGGGGGCTGGGCCCCCCGCCGGCATCTCACCCCCCACGGAAGTGGCAGCAAGCCCCACCACGGTGACAACCAGGACCAAGGGTGGGGGAAAAAGCAGCTGCCCTCACAGCCCCCCCAGAGCCCAGAGGAGGCCAGACCGGGTGTGCTGGGAAGGCCTGACGCAAACCTGGTGCCAGACAgcgggtgggaagggcagaggaggaacAGAAAGGTCCCCGCACTCTGCGGAGTCGAGCAGGGCGGTCACCCCGAGAAGTCCCGGGAGACCAGGGTTCCCAAAGCAGAGACGCAAGTGCGGTCGGCGTGCAGAGCTGGTTCCCGTGGGGACCGGCTCGGGCGCAGGCGTGTGGGGGCGCGTCCCCGTGGAACACACCCGACCTGGGGCGTAAGGGCTGGGCAGGTGCACGCGTGTGAACCGTGTGACCCGTGTGAACCGAGCCCTGGGTCAGCAGAGACACTCGCGCGCCGCAGCGGACAGGGACACCCGGCGCCTCCTTGCGGTCCAGTCCACCCGCAGAACATCCCTCCTCCCCCGCAGGCCCGCGCGTCCTCACCCGCCGCAGCGCCCGGGCGCCCACCCACTGCCCCCCTGCGCCCCgcccctatgcccctccccctgtcaCCCCGCCCTCCtgcgccccgccccctgccctccGCCCAGCTGTGCGCAGGCATCTGCAGTGCCTGCGGGTTCCCCCGGCCCCCGCTGCTCAGGACCCCCACGCCACAGACCTCGTAGGTTTTCACCATTCTCTTGGTCACTGCAAAGATGGGCTGGATGTTGTTTTCAGCCAGTTTGTGTGCGAGCTGGCCCACTGACGGGTAGTCCTGGAGGGGAGGTCTGGTCAGACAGcccagggtcagggccagagccCCGGGCCCTCTGTCCGCCCCACCCGGGGCCCAGAGCCCGGACCCCCACCCCCGAACAATTCCAGGCTGCCGCGTCAGGTCGCAGCGGGTGAAGGTAAGCTCCTGCGACGGGTCGGGGACCAGACCAGGGGACGCCgacctgcccccagccccctgggCACCCTGTGCCGCCAGCAGAGCCCCCCCAAGGCTGCAGCCCGGCCCTGGCATTCCCTCCCGAGCACCCCCTGCTGTCCGCTCCTCTGGGGGGCGCCGGGACACGGGACAAGGGAGGGCCACGCACAAATTCATTGCTGCGCTTGTATGTGTTGTCTTCCAGGTGGCAGCGGCCGTCATTGGGGGTCAGGATGGCGCCCAGCTTCCCGTCACCCGCAAAGTGGAAACCGTCGTCCGTGGCAAACACCAGCAGCCGAGTGACGTTGCGCCAGCCGATTTCCTCCTGGGGAGACGGCAGGATCACGTCCTCAGTTTCCCCCGTGGGCACAGCGTGGTGGGGCAGCCTCGAGGCCCGGGCCGTGCCTGTGCCCCACACCTGCTCTTCCTGGGAACAGGAGGACCCCTCCCGGGACCAGCCGCGGGACTCGGGGTCCGCAGTCCAGTCCGGATTCCAGCACCGGGGCTGCTGGAGAAATGCCCTCGcacatggcaggggtgggggggtactgTCGGCTGAAATACAGCCCATGGCCTCCCTGGCCACTCCGGCCAGGGACCAATCCTAGGGAAATACTCCCAAAACAGAAAATGCTCACAGAAATGCATATTACAACATGAAACACGGTAGAACAAAGGATGACAGAAACTGGGGGACGTGCAAGGGGACACGGGTGACATGGGGACACTAGCGACACTCGCGTGGTCACAGAGCAGGcagggcacaaaaacagaaacacggTCGCTGTGCCTGGGCCCACAGAGAGGCTAGGAGCCTGGAGTCTGGTTTGGGAAGGGTTAAAACAGCATGtcatacaaaataataataaaacaaaaataaaaataaataataataatattaaaaacaaaaccaaaaaaggggCGTTTGGGGGGCACAGACAGTTCATCGTCTGACttgttccagctcaggtcatggtgtcagggtcctgagatcaagccccgcatcaggccccttgcccagcagggagcctgcttcccccgctgcctgctgctccccctgcttgtgctctcttgctctgacaaataaattaataaaatctttacaaatcaAACAGAGAAGCCAGGGAGCGGTCCGACCGTAGCACCTACAGCACCAACGCAGCAGGTGTGACGGAATGGGGCAACCACCGGGGTTGGTGATGAGGCTAGGGGAGggctgctgggggcggggccggcgacCCACCACTGAAACCACAcagggggacgcctggggggGATGCCGTCTTCCCTGGGGGGGAGCCATGGCAGGGGTGATGCCATTCAGGAGCTGTGAGTGCCACACTGCTCCGTGGGCTCGCCCTGCAAGATCATGCACCGGACGGAGGTGTGGACGGTGGCCCAGTGTCACAGGCCCACAGTGACATGTGTGGGCAAGCGGCAGGCCCCACGGCCGCCCGGAAACCCCGGGGCCGATGGGGGCCTCTGAGTCCGACGGGGCCACCCTCAGCCGCCAGCCCCGTGGCTGCAGGGCGGAGGTCTGTGGAAGGCCGGGGGCCAGGCCGGGGACAGGACCTCACCAGGCACGCGGCGACCTGCATCATGGCGTCCAGCCCGCCCTCGGGGGCGTCCAGGTTTCCGGAAATGAGCTGCTTCCCGACCTCCCTCTGGAACTGGTTCGAGTTGTTGGTGAGCTTCAGCACGTGCCTGAAGGCGAAGGGAGGCTGGCACTCCTTCTCCTTGTTGGGGCACGGGTTCCTCAGCTTCTCGGGGTGCGTGTTGACGAAGGGGAGCACCGTCTTGTCCACGAAGGACCCGAAGCCTGGGGGGCGGGCGGGGTGAGGTCGGGAGGCAGGGGCGGCCCCAGGCGGGGGGGGTCTGCCCACGAGCCTCGGTTTCCCTGCTGCGCACCAGGGCAGGCGAGAGAACGGGACGGCGCACACCCACATGCATG harbors:
- the ITGB2 gene encoding integrin beta-2; amino-acid sequence: MPHRSHQGISGDMLCQRALLLTLGALLCLWSALCQECTKYKVSTCRECVESGPGCAWCQKLNFTGLGEPDSVRCDTREQLLLKGCVADDIMDPRSLAETQGDRKGSQQQLSPQKVTLYLRPGQAAAFNVTFRRAKGYPIDLYYLMDLSYSMLDDLINVKKLGGDLLRALNEITESGRIGFGSFVDKTVLPFVNTHPEKLRNPCPNKEKECQPPFAFRHVLKLTNNSNQFQREVGKQLISGNLDAPEGGLDAMMQVAACLEEIGWRNVTRLLVFATDDGFHFAGDGKLGAILTPNDGRCHLEDNTYKRSNEFDYPSVGQLAHKLAENNIQPIFAVTKRMVKTYEKLTEVIPKSAVGELSDDSSNVVQLIKNAYNKLSSRVFLDHNMIPSTLKVTYDSFCSNGVSQVDQPRGDCDGVQINVPITFQVKVTASECVQEQSFLIRALGFTDTVTVHVVPQCECHCRDMSQDRQLCGGKGFLECGVCRCDAGYIGKSCECQTHGRSSQELEGSCRRDNNSIICSGLGDCLCGQCVCHQSDVPNKKIFGRYCECDNVNCERYDGRVCGGEERGTCDCGKCHCREGFEGSACQCERSTRGCLSAEGYECNGRGRCRCNVCECDAGYQPPLCLECLGCPSPCGRYITCAQCLKFEQGPSGKNCSAECGNVGLLSAPPEKGRRCKERDLDGCWVTFTLRQRAGRDSYDIHVDDSRECVGGPQVAPIVGGTVSGVVAIGILLLAVWKILTHVSDLREYKRFEKEKLKSQWNNDNPLFKSATTTVMNPKFAES